Genomic segment of Candidatus Binatus sp.:
CCGCATCACCCTCGAGCCGGAATCCGATTCGCACTTCGACCTGAAAATCGATTTCGCCGCCCTTACCCACCGCGCCGCGAACCTGCCCGACCTCGAACCAATCGATATTGCGCAGCGTCTGCCTGGCCTTGGCGATCGCGTTGCGCACCGCCTCGTGGATGCTCTTGTCTGAAACGCCGACCACTTCAATGATCTTGTACGTCTTGTCGGGCATGACGTTCTCCTCGGCGCGAATCGCTTCGCGCAGTTGCCGGGGACCCGGACGCCGGGCCGCCGCTTGAAATGGAGCCTAGACCGAATCGTACAATACGGCGAAAACGGCCGGATCTTCCACCGTCCGCAAATCGAGCAAAAACGCGTCCTCGGCGATGCGCCCGATTATTCTCGCGCGGCGAAACATCGCGGCGATCGAATCCGCGCTTCGCTCGCGATGAGTCACGCTGAGCGCGACGCTTGGCAGTTCCTCTTCCGGCATCGCACCCGAGCCCACCGCCGACTTCGATTCGA
This window contains:
- a CDS encoding dodecin, with product MPDKTYKIIEVVGVSDKSIHEAVRNAIAKARQTLRNIDWFEVGQVRGAVGKGGEIDFQVEVRIGFRLEGDAVS